Proteins encoded together in one Saccopteryx leptura isolate mSacLep1 chromosome 7, mSacLep1_pri_phased_curated, whole genome shotgun sequence window:
- the PDCD1 gene encoding programmed cell death protein 1 isoform X2, producing the protein MGTPWAPRPLIWMVLQLGWWPGWLLETPNRPQRAPTFHPLQLSVDKGETATFTCRFSNTSEKFALNWYRVSPRNQRVKLAAFPEDRSLDHMDTRFHVTRLPNGQDFEMSIVGTQSNDSGVYLCGAIDLSPEMHIQESPHAELTVTERALELSTESPSPPPRPAGQLQGLVIGVTSVLVGILLLLLLTWVLATAVPRSTQGPCACWSEDQTLEGPSTGPVFSVDYGELDFQGREKTPEPATPCVPEQTEYATIVFPGRPSSPTRRASADSPPGPGPLRLEDGHCSWPL; encoded by the exons ATGGGGACCCCGTGGGCGCCCCGGCCGCTCATCTGGATGGTGCTGCAGCTGGGCTGGTGGCCGGGATGGCTCCTAG AAACCCCCAACAGACCCCAGAGGGCCCCTACCTTCCACCCGCTGCAGCTCTCGGTGGACAAGGGTGAGACCGCCACCTTCACCTGCAGGTTCTCCAACACGTCTGAGAAATTTGCACTCAACTGGTACCGCGTGAGCCCCAGAAACCAGAGGGTCAAGCTGGCCGCCTTCCCTGAGGACAGAAGCCTGGACCACATGGACACACGCTTCCACGTGACTCGGCTGCCGAATGGGCAGGACTTTGAAATGAGCATCGTTGGCACCCAGAGCAATGACAGCGGCGTCTACCTATGTGGGGCCATTGACCTAAGCCCTGAGATGCACATCCAAGAAAGCCCCCACGCAGAGCTCACGGTGACAG AGAGAGCCTTGGAACTGTCCACTGAgagccccagccccccacccaggCCCGCCGGCCAGTTGCAGGGCCTGGTCATCGGTGTCACAAGTGTCCTGGTGGGCATCCTCCTGCTGCTACTGCTGACCTGGGTCCTGGCCACCGCCGTCCCCAGGTCTACTCAAG GGCCCTGTGCCTGCTGGAGTGAGGACCAGACTCTG GAGGGCCCCTCCACAGGGCCTGTGTTCTCCGTGGACTATGGAGAGCTGGACTTCCAGGGGCGGGAGAAGACCCCGGAGCCTGCCACACCTTGTGTTCCTGAGCAGACGGAGTACGCTACCATTGTCTTCCCTGGCAGACCAAGCTCCCCCACCCGCAGGGCCTCAGCTGATAGCCCCCCGGGGCCTGGGCCTTTGAGACTCGAGGATGGGCACTGCTCTTGGCCCCTCTGA
- the PDCD1 gene encoding programmed cell death protein 1 isoform X1, translating to MGTPWAPRPLIWMVLQLGWWPGWLLETPNRPQRAPTFHPLQLSVDKGETATFTCRFSNTSEKFALNWYRVSPRNQRVKLAAFPEDRSLDHMDTRFHVTRLPNGQDFEMSIVGTQSNDSGVYLCGAIDLSPEMHIQESPHAELTVTERALELSTESPSPPPRPAGQLQGLVIGVTSVLVGILLLLLLTWVLATAVPRSTQGPCACWSEDQTLKEGPSTGPVFSVDYGELDFQGREKTPEPATPCVPEQTEYATIVFPGRPSSPTRRASADSPPGPGPLRLEDGHCSWPL from the exons ATGGGGACCCCGTGGGCGCCCCGGCCGCTCATCTGGATGGTGCTGCAGCTGGGCTGGTGGCCGGGATGGCTCCTAG AAACCCCCAACAGACCCCAGAGGGCCCCTACCTTCCACCCGCTGCAGCTCTCGGTGGACAAGGGTGAGACCGCCACCTTCACCTGCAGGTTCTCCAACACGTCTGAGAAATTTGCACTCAACTGGTACCGCGTGAGCCCCAGAAACCAGAGGGTCAAGCTGGCCGCCTTCCCTGAGGACAGAAGCCTGGACCACATGGACACACGCTTCCACGTGACTCGGCTGCCGAATGGGCAGGACTTTGAAATGAGCATCGTTGGCACCCAGAGCAATGACAGCGGCGTCTACCTATGTGGGGCCATTGACCTAAGCCCTGAGATGCACATCCAAGAAAGCCCCCACGCAGAGCTCACGGTGACAG AGAGAGCCTTGGAACTGTCCACTGAgagccccagccccccacccaggCCCGCCGGCCAGTTGCAGGGCCTGGTCATCGGTGTCACAAGTGTCCTGGTGGGCATCCTCCTGCTGCTACTGCTGACCTGGGTCCTGGCCACCGCCGTCCCCAGGTCTACTCAAG GGCCCTGTGCCTGCTGGAGTGAGGACCAGACTCTG AAGGAGGGCCCCTCCACAGGGCCTGTGTTCTCCGTGGACTATGGAGAGCTGGACTTCCAGGGGCGGGAGAAGACCCCGGAGCCTGCCACACCTTGTGTTCCTGAGCAGACGGAGTACGCTACCATTGTCTTCCCTGGCAGACCAAGCTCCCCCACCCGCAGGGCCTCAGCTGATAGCCCCCCGGGGCCTGGGCCTTTGAGACTCGAGGATGGGCACTGCTCTTGGCCCCTCTGA
- the PDCD1 gene encoding programmed cell death protein 1 isoform X3 has product MAPRFSNTSEKFALNWYRVSPRNQRVKLAAFPEDRSLDHMDTRFHVTRLPNGQDFEMSIVGTQSNDSGVYLCGAIDLSPEMHIQESPHAELTVTERALELSTESPSPPPRPAGQLQGLVIGVTSVLVGILLLLLLTWVLATAVPRSTQGPCACWSEDQTLKEGPSTGPVFSVDYGELDFQGREKTPEPATPCVPEQTEYATIVFPGRPSSPTRRASADSPPGPGPLRLEDGHCSWPL; this is encoded by the exons ATGGCTCCTAG GTTCTCCAACACGTCTGAGAAATTTGCACTCAACTGGTACCGCGTGAGCCCCAGAAACCAGAGGGTCAAGCTGGCCGCCTTCCCTGAGGACAGAAGCCTGGACCACATGGACACACGCTTCCACGTGACTCGGCTGCCGAATGGGCAGGACTTTGAAATGAGCATCGTTGGCACCCAGAGCAATGACAGCGGCGTCTACCTATGTGGGGCCATTGACCTAAGCCCTGAGATGCACATCCAAGAAAGCCCCCACGCAGAGCTCACGGTGACAG AGAGAGCCTTGGAACTGTCCACTGAgagccccagccccccacccaggCCCGCCGGCCAGTTGCAGGGCCTGGTCATCGGTGTCACAAGTGTCCTGGTGGGCATCCTCCTGCTGCTACTGCTGACCTGGGTCCTGGCCACCGCCGTCCCCAGGTCTACTCAAG GGCCCTGTGCCTGCTGGAGTGAGGACCAGACTCTG AAGGAGGGCCCCTCCACAGGGCCTGTGTTCTCCGTGGACTATGGAGAGCTGGACTTCCAGGGGCGGGAGAAGACCCCGGAGCCTGCCACACCTTGTGTTCCTGAGCAGACGGAGTACGCTACCATTGTCTTCCCTGGCAGACCAAGCTCCCCCACCCGCAGGGCCTCAGCTGATAGCCCCCCGGGGCCTGGGCCTTTGAGACTCGAGGATGGGCACTGCTCTTGGCCCCTCTGA